Within the Bacteroidota bacterium genome, the region GGGTTACGAGGATGGTTTCCCCGTTCACGGTGCGGATAAGCGTGCTGACAACATCACCGAGAACGAAAACTTCTCTGGCTTCCGGGCTGTCTTCTCCGAAACGCTCCACGGCATATTCATGCAATCCTCTTGACTTGGAGGCAAATGAGACCAGGTAATCGAACTGGTTACCGCGGTTGATGTCGAAGCATTGTGCCACCGGACCGAGCCCATGGGTGGGGTAAAGGTCCCCGTTGTATTCTGTGGAATATGCCCGGCGCCATAGTCCTTCGCCGTTCATGTCGTACTTTACTGCACGCAGGTCGTGGAGGTAGCCGCAGCGGGCATGGACGGGTTCACCCAGCAATCCTTTTTTAACCATGTTAAGGATCATCATTTCAGCCCTGTCGTAATTGCAGTTTTCCATTTGTATGCAATGCAGCCCGGTTGTTTCAGACGTTTCAACCAGGTCCCAGCACTCTTCAAGAGTAAGTGCTGCAGGAACCTCCGTTGCAGCATGCTTCCCGGTTTTCATGGCTTCCAGGCAAACGGGTACATGCCAGCGCCAGGGGGTGGCGGTGAAGACAAGGTCTATATCCTCCCGCTGGCAAAGGCGCTTGAAATCCTCCTCACCCCGTGTGTAAAGCTCGGGTTTGCCAAGACCGGCGTCTTCACAGATTTTTTGTGAGCGGATAGCATGATCCTCCCGTATATCACAAATGGCAACCACCTCAACTCCAGGGATCCTGACAAAATTGTTCACATGGGCAGTGCCCATGCCACCTACACCAACGAAGGCTATCCGGACTTTATCATATTTTCTGAAAGGAGCAGGAATAGAAGCTATCTCTGTCAGGCGCTGAGGGTTGGAATAGCGGCTGAACGCTGCACCGGCAAAGGTTAGGCCCAGTCCGGCCATGGCGGAGTTGCGGAGGAAGTCGCGGCGGTTGAAATCCATAAATCTGATATTGAAATTAAAGAATAAAATTAGGAATAATTATGGATTGGCAGGGCGATGTTATAATAATTTGAGATTTTATTGCTTTTTGACTATATTTGTCAAAATTAAATTATTCAAGATGCAATCCATCGGGCAAAAAATACGAAAATTAAGGATTGATAAGGGTGATCCACTCAGAAAAGTGGCTGCCTACCTTGACATTGACCAGGCCATACTTAGTAAAATTGAGAGAGGGTATAGAAAGGCTAAGCGTGAGCAGATAATAAGATTAGCGGAATATTTTGAAGTGGATGAAAAACTGTTAATAGCTGCGTGGCTGGGAGATAAGATACTTGAAATAATACAAAATGAAATAGCAGCAGAGGAAGCACTTAATCTTGCTGAAAATCAGATTTATTGTCTAAAGCAAAAAGAAAAGAGCTATTCTGATAATATTGAAATGCTTCGGAGATGTCTGGAAGATGATGGCAGGATCAAAACGGCCTGGCTCTTTGGTTCTTTTGCCAGAGAAGATGTCCACCAGGATAGTGATATTGATCTTTTAGTAGAGGAAATGCCTGACATTAAATTCAATTATTTTGACCTGGCTGATTTAAGGTTTAAACTGGAAGAGAAGTTAAGCCGGAAGGTTGATCTGGGCTTTGCTTCTTCCGTTAAAAAGAAGGTTTCGGAAAATATTCTCAATGACATAAAATTGGTATATGAAAGAGTTGAACCAACGAAATAGGGAAAGGTACGCTTATTTCGGAGGTTTTTATAAGGAAGATCACCCATAAATGAAAATAATGGGCTTAAAACATAAGGATTGAATCAATATATGATTCTGAATGTAATGGATCGGTTGTAAAGTATATAAAATTTTGACATGGCAATTTATCATGGGTGATTTAAAAATATTGATTAATTTTCGCATCAAATAGTCGGTTTGAGACTCTTTCTCTTTCAGTATTTTTAACCTTATAACCCTTGAAACAATGAACAACCTTATTTCCTGTTGCGGACTTAATTGTGAAACCTGTGATGCCAGGATTGCCACCATCCGGGATGATGATAAACTTAGAAAAGCCACTGCCGAGGCCTGGAAGAAAATGTTCGGTGCAGCCGACCTTCCGGTTGAAGCAATCAACTGCCTGGGATGTCGCCAGGAAGGCATCAAGTTTGCCCACTGCTATAATTGTGAAATAAGGAAATGCGCTTTTGGAAAAGGGTTTCAAACATGCGGGGAATGTAGTGAGATGGGTTCCTGTGAGCTTGTCGGGTTTGTCCATAAACATGCACCGGAAGCAATAGCTAATCTGAGAGGTTTGTATAGCACTAACTGAATTTGAATATTATTGTCTTTACACACAGGTTATTAGCTGGAATTCCATTGCTTATGAAAATAATTTTACTATTGACAGCCATCTTGCTTTCTGTTATATCTTTCTCCCAGGAATCCGATAGCCTCATTCTGCGACAGATTTTTGAGAACGCCATCACTAATCAAGATGCCTATAAAAACCTGGAATATCTCTGCACCGAGGCCCCTGGCCGTCTGGTCGGCAGTCCGGAATCCCTAAAGGCGTTGGAATACATGAAACAATATGCGGAAAGCATTGGTTGCGATACGGTTTACATGCAGGAGTATGTCAGCAAAGCATGGCGCTGTGATTCCACGGTTGTTTATCTGATGTTAACCGGCGGACTGGCCGTAAAACTGGATGCAGATGCGATCGGGCCATCTCCGGCAACTCCTGAACACGGTGTAAGTGCTTCTGTGGTTGAGGTTATGGGGCTTGATGAACTGCAGGCCATGGGTGAGGATCGTATCAGAGGAAAGATAGTCTTCTTCAACCGCCCCATGAAACAAACCTTTGTAAATACTTTTCAGGCTTATGGGAATGCGGCGGATCAGCGTTACCGTGGCCCCGGTGTTGCTGCCTCCATGGGAGCCGTGGCGGTGATCGTCCGTTCCCTTACTGCCGGCATTGATAATTTTCCGCATACAGGTTCAACCCGTTTTGATAGCCTGAGGATCCCCGCCGTGGCCGTCAGCACCATGGCGGCAGAAACACTGAGCGCTATGCTTAAGAACGGAATGGGGGAGGAGGTGCTGATCCGGGTCGATGTCCAAGACCTGGAGCCTATTTCAACCTATAACCTGATCGCGGAAATACGGGGAACAGAAAAACCGGAAGAGATCATTGTGGTTGGAGGCCATATTGATGCATGGTTTAATTCTCCCGGAGCCCATGATGACGGTGGCGGCTGCGTCCAGTCGATGGATGTCTTAAGGGTATTTAAAGAGCTGGGAATAAGAAATAAACACACCATCCGTGCCGTGATGTTCATGGATGAAGAGCTTTACCAGGGTGGGGGCAAAGCATACGCAGACTATACACATGCCAGGGGAGAACGGACCTTTTTCGCTCTGGAAGCCGATGCCGGTGCCTTTACTCCCGAAGGATTTATGGTTGATGCGCCGGATAGCGTTTACAGACAAGTGGCGGCTTTCAGGAAATTATTGGCCCCGTATGGGATACACTATATCCGTAAAGGCGGTACCGGCGTGGATATTGCTCCACTTAAGGCGTTTCATGTTCCGTTATCAGGTTTCAGGACCGACTCCCAGCGCTATTTCGATTTGCATCATTCAGCCAATGATACTTTTGATAAGATCAATTTCAGGGAATTGGAGCTGGGGATTACATGTATGGCAGGATTGATATTCCTGATAGATCAGAAAGAAGAATGGTAAGTTAAAAATTTCTTTTACCCGGGTGGGTATATTTTTCAATTTTCAGGACTAATGGTTAAAAGAGTATTAACTTTAAATCTCCTTAACCATGAAACGAAAATCATTACCTCCCATCCAGAACTTTTGCGATCGCTGGTGTGAAAGGTGCATTGTAGCATCGCATTGTCCGGTTTATACCGGAAAGAGCGGCGATGCATTCTTGCAGAAAAGAAAAGACCTTGAAAACCGGGCGTTCTGGGGTTATATTACTTATATGTTATATACCTCCCACGATTGCCTGGTCAAAATGTCTGGAGAAATCACGGGAGAAATCCCTGAAATGATAGAGGATCCGTTGGAAATCAATGATTTCAGTATGACAGACTTGTCATTATTGGCTGGGGAATACGCAAGTAAAGTATGGGAATGGCTTAAAGTCAGTAAAGATAAAATCCATGAACGGGAAGAACTGATGAAAGAAACCAATCCGGTTGTCTTAAAGTTGTTCACCGACGTTATTGAGGTGATTCGATGGTATGGACAGTTGATATCGGTGAAGGTAGAGAAGTCGATACTGAATAGTAAGCGCGATAGAAAACCCGATGAACTGGATATCTATGCTCCGGCCAGGATAGCTTTACTTGCTGCGGACAGATCGATGGGTGCGTTTTGTGCATTGCTTCAGTGGTGGGAAGAGGATGATGAGCTTTTAAGTTTCCTGGATATGCTGACCGATCTCAGCAATGCCATACTTGGGTTATTCCCCAACGTGTTGATGGTTCCCGAGCCTTCACAGTGGAATTGATTTCATAAGCGTTGGCAGATCAATCGCCTGAGACCATCGTATAGGTTACGGTTATATTAATGGGATCCGATGAAGTTGAGGGAGGGGGGATTTCCCAGACGTATTCAAGCGGATGGCCGCATCCCTGTCCTTTTCCTGTGTGACAACTGCCGATGTTGACAATAATGGGTTGAGGTTGTGCCGATAGGTTTATTACACCGGGGATGCTACCCAGCCGGCCTTGACCCTTGCCTGAATCTTCTCCCGCTATGACTTTAAGGACAGATCCCTCCGGAATATTTCCTGAGCTTAGGTGTGCCGTAATAATATTGTATGATTCTTTAGCAGTAATAGCTGAATAGTGCAGCCAGATTTTCTTGTTGTTGTTATCAGTGACAGGTTGAAGGACTGTTTGTCCGGATGGAGAAGCATTATCTCCCGGGTAACCCGATGCATCGTATGTGTATCCGACAAGGGAGACTTCCGGTATAGATATTCTAAAAAGAGAGCCTGCGGTATTGCTTTCCTGGGCAAGGGAAAGCATGCTTCCTGACAGGAAGAAAAAAAGCGTGCAAAGGATTAAAGCCGGTATTTCGCGAACAGACATCTTCTAAAAGTTTAGTACGATGAGGGCTAAGACCAAACAAGGAAAACCGCAGAACGATTTTCCTTGTTAGTTACCAAATTACTAAGGCTTTAAGTCGACACTAAAGTTGTTGTAAAAGTAAACCATCTGGAGGGCTGAGGGAATAAGCAGAATGCTGATTTTAAAGGTAATAATAGCCTAATTTAATTTCCTAAAAACTTAGAGTCAAAATCAGAAAATCGGAAGTGGTATTTAAGAATTTTGGGAAGTCCTCCGGATTTACACGGAGG harbors:
- a CDS encoding DUF3795 domain-containing protein: MNNLISCCGLNCETCDARIATIRDDDKLRKATAEAWKKMFGAADLPVEAINCLGCRQEGIKFAHCYNCEIRKCAFGKGFQTCGECSEMGSCELVGFVHKHAPEAIANLRGLYSTN
- a CDS encoding nucleotidyltransferase domain-containing protein; the encoded protein is MQSIGQKIRKLRIDKGDPLRKVAAYLDIDQAILSKIERGYRKAKREQIIRLAEYFEVDEKLLIAAWLGDKILEIIQNEIAAEEALNLAENQIYCLKQKEKSYSDNIEMLRRCLEDDGRIKTAWLFGSFAREDVHQDSDIDLLVEEMPDIKFNYFDLADLRFKLEEKLSRKVDLGFASSVKKKVSENILNDIKLVYERVEPTK
- a CDS encoding M20/M25/M40 family metallo-hydrolase, with the protein product MKIILLLTAILLSVISFSQESDSLILRQIFENAITNQDAYKNLEYLCTEAPGRLVGSPESLKALEYMKQYAESIGCDTVYMQEYVSKAWRCDSTVVYLMLTGGLAVKLDADAIGPSPATPEHGVSASVVEVMGLDELQAMGEDRIRGKIVFFNRPMKQTFVNTFQAYGNAADQRYRGPGVAASMGAVAVIVRSLTAGIDNFPHTGSTRFDSLRIPAVAVSTMAAETLSAMLKNGMGEEVLIRVDVQDLEPISTYNLIAEIRGTEKPEEIIVVGGHIDAWFNSPGAHDDGGGCVQSMDVLRVFKELGIRNKHTIRAVMFMDEELYQGGGKAYADYTHARGERTFFALEADAGAFTPEGFMVDAPDSVYRQVAAFRKLLAPYGIHYIRKGGTGVDIAPLKAFHVPLSGFRTDSQRYFDLHHSANDTFDKINFRELELGITCMAGLIFLIDQKEEW
- a CDS encoding Gfo/Idh/MocA family oxidoreductase, with amino-acid sequence MAGLGLTFAGAAFSRYSNPQRLTEIASIPAPFRKYDKVRIAFVGVGGMGTAHVNNFVRIPGVEVVAICDIREDHAIRSQKICEDAGLGKPELYTRGEEDFKRLCQREDIDLVFTATPWRWHVPVCLEAMKTGKHAATEVPAALTLEECWDLVETSETTGLHCIQMENCNYDRAEMMILNMVKKGLLGEPVHARCGYLHDLRAVKYDMNGEGLWRRAYSTEYNGDLYPTHGLGPVAQCFDINRGNQFDYLVSFASKSRGLHEYAVERFGEDSPEAREVFVLGDVVSTLIRTVNGETILVTHDTSLPRPYSRDILVQGTHGLVRKYPEELIHIEGRSPAHSWENLENYKEEFYHPLWQQLEGKSKGAGHGGMDFLEDYRLINAMLNGRPPDMDVYDAAALSAVTELSQRSIAEKGMPQAFPDFTRGMWMKERELEVMKIEDR